In Osmia bicornis bicornis chromosome 1, iOsmBic2.1, whole genome shotgun sequence, the following proteins share a genomic window:
- the LOC114881062 gene encoding PRKR-interacting protein 1 homolog isoform X2 yields the protein MPKTKEKEEEKPVVAKTAVDLQRLKLQKLMKNPEKAVIIPERPKIKSTPTVPEFVRNVMGSSAGAGSGEFHVYRHLRRKEYARQKFIQEKGQKELLDEEYHRKLEENKKIAEEITAKKRAKRLKKKQRWKQKKQMKVGNTGVHNINENSSSEEESSGEQEIKDNNDNSCEYISNSETSDKDNKPEDDTTIKSSLTNIKEDIDKASTSEDLAVNAFKNEDTNTEKKSSTEAVS from the exons ATGCCGAAAactaaagaaaaagaagaagagaagccTGTTGTTGCAAAAACAGCAGTTGATTTGCAACGATTAAAACTCCAAAAACTGATGAAAAATCCA GAGAAAGCTGTTATAATACCTGAAAGACCTAAAATTAAAAGCACACCAACTGTACCAGAATTTGTTCGCAATGTAATGGGTAGTAGTGCAGGTGCAGGTAGTGGAGAATTCCATGTATATAGACATTTGAGACGTAAAGAATATGCACgacaaaaatttattcaagaaaagGGACAGAag gaACTGTTAGATGAAGAATATCACagaaaattagaagaaaataaaaaaatagctGAGGAAATAACAGCAAAGAAAAGAGCAAAGAGATTAAAAAAGAAGCAAAGGTGGAAACAAAAGAAGCAAATGAAAGTTGGAAATACTGGAGTacataatataaatgaaaacaGTAGTTCAGAAGAAGAAAGCTCAGGTGAACAAGAAATAAAAGACAACAATGATAATTCATGTGAATATATATCTAATAGTGAAACTAGTGATAAGGACAATAAACCTGAAGATGACACAACTATAAAATCTTCATTAACTAATATAAAAGAAGATATTGATAAGGCTAGTACAAGTGAAG ATTTGGCTGTAAATGCatttaaaaatgaagatactaatacagaaaagaaaagttcAACTGAGGCAGTTTCTTAA
- the LOC114881059 gene encoding coatomer subunit delta — translation MVLIAAAVCTKAGKTIISRQFVEMTKARIEGLLAAFPKLMSSGKQHTFVETESVRYVYQPLEKVYMLLITTKASNILEDLETLRLFARVIPEYCNSMDELEIAENAFNLIFAFDEIVALGYRESVNLAQIRTFVEMDSHEEKVYQAVRMTQEREARNKMREKAKELQRQRMEANKKSGLKNPGFGNAYGSSSNFTQTPSVGDTANFVPEPVRPSYTPTQKAVNAGPSAMKLGGKSRDVDSFVDQLKEEGENVVSTPLPAAGSKAASITPQTINTEPVHLRQEERLNVRIGRDGGLQYFELHGLVTLHISDEKWGRIRVQLENRDSRGIQLQTHPNVDKELFRTRGQIGLKIPSKPFPLNTDVGVLKWRLQAQDETALPISINCWPSENGEGGCDVNIEYELEQVNLELNDVQINIPLPMGCNPIVSECDGQYTHEARRNTLVWSLPVVDASTKSGSMEFSAPSSTPADFFPLLISFSSKTSYVNIKVTDVILVDDESPVKYSVETVFFTDNYEVV, via the exons atg GTACTTATTGCCGCAGCGGTCTGCACTAAAGCAGGCAAAA cTATTATCTCTCGCCAATTTGTTGAAATGACAAAGGCAAGAATAGAAGGTTTACTTGCCGCATTTCCAAAATTAATGAGTTCTGGCAAACAGCATACATTTGTAGAAACAGAATCTGTAAGATATGTTTATCAACCTTTGGAAAAGGTATACATGTTGTTGATTACAACAAAAGCCAGTAACATATTAGAGGATTTAGAAACATTGAGGCTCTTTGCAAGAGTT ATTCCAGAATACTGCAATTCAATGGATGAACTTGAAATAGCTGAAAATGcgttcaatttaatatttgcaTTTGATGAAATAGTTGCATTAGGATATAGAGAAAGTGTTAATTTAGCACAGATTAGAACATTTGTGGAAATGGATTCACACGAAGAAAAGGTATATCAAGCTGTTAGAATGACTCAAGAAAGAGAGGCCAGGAATAAAATGCGTGAGAAAGCAAAAGAATTACAAAGACAACGAATGGAAGCAAACAAAAAAAGTGGTCTTAAAAATCCTGGATTTGGCAATGCTTATGGAAGTAGCAGTAACTTTACACAAACTCCTAGTGTAGGAGATACTGCTAATTTTGTACCAGAACCAGTCAGACCATCGTACACGCCAACACA AAAAGCTGTTAATGCTGGACCAAGCGCAATGAAATTAGGAGGAAAATCTCGAGATGTTGATTCTTTTGTTGACCAGttaaaagaagaaggagaaaatgTTGTATCGACACCTTTACCTGCAGCAGGCTCAAAGGCAGCATCAATTACACCACAGACTATTAATACGGAACC AGTTCATTTACGGCAAGAAGAACGTCTTAACGTACGAATTGGCCGAGATGGCGGATTGCAATACTTCGAATTGCATGGTTTGGTAACATTACATATTTCCGATGAAAAATGGGGTCGAATTCGTGTACAATTAGAAAATAGGGATTCGAGAGGAATTCAGTTACAAACCCatcctaatgtagataaagaaTTGTTTAGGACTCGTGGTCAAATAGGTTTAAAGATTCCTTCAAAACCATTCCCATTGAATACTGATGTTGGAGTACTAAAATGGCGATTACAAGCTCAAGATGAAACAGCATTGCCTATTTCAA tTAATTGCTGGCCATCTGAAAATGGAGAAGGTGGATGTGATGTTAATATAGAGTATGAATTGGAGCAAGTTAATCTTGAATTAAATGATGTTCAAATAAACATTCCATTGCCTATGGGGTGTAATCCCATAGTAAGTGAATGTGATGGACAATATACGCACGAAGCACGACGAAATACACTTGTATGGTCTTTACCAGTAGTTGACGCGTCAACAAAATCGGGTTCAATGGAATTCTCAGCACCCTCTTCTACTCCAGCTgacttctttcctcttcttatttctttttcgtcCAAGACATCATATGTTAATATTAAG GTAACTGATGTTATACTTGTAGATGATGAAAGTCCAGTTAAATATTCAGTAGAGACAGTCTTCTTTACTGACAATTATGAAGTGGTTTAA
- the LOC114881062 gene encoding PRKR-interacting protein 1 homolog isoform X1: MPKTKEKEEEKPVVAKTAVDLQRLKLQKLMKNPEKAVIIPERPKIKSTPTVPEFVRNVMGSSAGAGSGEFHVYRHLRRKEYARQKFIQEKGQKELLDEEYHRKLEENKKIAEEITAKKRAKRLKKKQRWKQKKQMKVGNTGVHNINENSSSEEESSGEQEIKDNNDNSCEYISNSETSDKDNKPEDDTTIKSSLTNIKEDIDKASTSEGKLDSQSKCSEESNSETVHDSETSNKIVDLAVNAFKNEDTNTEKKSSTEAVS, encoded by the exons ATGCCGAAAactaaagaaaaagaagaagagaagccTGTTGTTGCAAAAACAGCAGTTGATTTGCAACGATTAAAACTCCAAAAACTGATGAAAAATCCA GAGAAAGCTGTTATAATACCTGAAAGACCTAAAATTAAAAGCACACCAACTGTACCAGAATTTGTTCGCAATGTAATGGGTAGTAGTGCAGGTGCAGGTAGTGGAGAATTCCATGTATATAGACATTTGAGACGTAAAGAATATGCACgacaaaaatttattcaagaaaagGGACAGAag gaACTGTTAGATGAAGAATATCACagaaaattagaagaaaataaaaaaatagctGAGGAAATAACAGCAAAGAAAAGAGCAAAGAGATTAAAAAAGAAGCAAAGGTGGAAACAAAAGAAGCAAATGAAAGTTGGAAATACTGGAGTacataatataaatgaaaacaGTAGTTCAGAAGAAGAAAGCTCAGGTGAACAAGAAATAAAAGACAACAATGATAATTCATGTGAATATATATCTAATAGTGAAACTAGTGATAAGGACAATAAACCTGAAGATGACACAACTATAAAATCTTCATTAACTAATATAAAAGAAGATATTGATAAGGCTAGTACAAGTGAAGGTAAATTAGATTCACAAAGTAAGTGTAGCGAAGAAAGTAACTCTGAAACTGTTCATGATAGTGAAAcatcaaataaaattgtagATTTGGCTGTAAATGCatttaaaaatgaagatactaatacagaaaagaaaagttcAACTGAGGCAGTTTCTTAA